DNA from Pichia kudriavzevii chromosome 5, complete sequence:
atatatatatataactTGAAACTTCACAAGCACAAGATAAAAATGATTAAAAAAAGGGTAAAcgaacaaagaaaaaaaaaataaagcaCCACGAAGTTCAATCTTTACCtgattttctcaatgaCCTTAGCCTCTTTGAGAATGAATTGGAGCTATGCAGTGTTTTCGATGGTGGATCAAGTGGTGTATCATCATCTAATTTAGTGACAGTAGGAAAATATCCTTTAGTAGAAGCATAACGTGCAGGTGAATCTATATTAGTTGATGATTCATTGACAGcatttggagaaatcatACCTGAGGTCATCAAATATGGCGTAGACATACCATTTAATGGCGACGAAGACTTACTACCTGATTGTTTGCCGTATTTCCTCAAAGGATTGGAATCGGGACTAGTCGGGGTCATACTACTGTTGGTCCGTCTTGAAGACGTATTAAATGTTgtctcattttcatcaaccgGAGAACCGGAGTCATAACTCGAATCATTTACCAAATATGATGTTTGTTGCTCTTTGTTGTCGGACTCTAATAAAGTAGTATTCATCCTACCTTCTTTGATcctttgaatattttcGTAATTTTCCCTTGCATTTTCCCTTGCTGCTGCCATTAATTCTTGCGCCTTCTGTAAAGGAATAGTTGGCGTCACACATGATGAAATAGCAGGTACCGTTTCATCCAATTCAATTGTCGCTTTCATCAAAGCAGACATCCATCCTCTCATTTCTTCCCTTGTTTCAACAGCAAAATAATGAACTTTTTGTTGGGTGAAAGTCAACCCCGATCTAGAACCCGGAGCAGGTGGCACTAACTTAAAACAGTATCTACCATAACCTGCAGATGCTGCGTAGACTGCGCTTAATTTATCCTCTGCCTCAGTTGCAGGTAGCACACGATGTGATGTAATGTCAATTAATCCCTTCTCCTTGGAGTCGCTTGTTGTGACATAATAGGAAAGCCTTGTTTTATGTAACGTAAAAAATCTGTGCTTCCATGAAccaattgataaattaCCTTTCTTAAACATCCAACCAGAGTAGTCTGCATCTTTTAATGCTTCATCTGGTTTGATAGCTCTTATACCTTCCTGAAATGCAGAAGTTTGTGCTTTACTGTTGAGCCTATTTCCAACCCTTTGCCTGAAAGAACCACTTTTGGAGACAGTAGGTGGCGGAGGCGCATTCAATGCGGTTTTAGTGGAGGTTGATTGTGCAGCAATGTCAGACACAACTCTTTTGTTAGTAACGTCTTTGTTCTTCATTATTTGGGCAAACTCTTTTGCGGAAACAGATCTTCTATTAGGAGACATATTTGCTTGCTTTAATGGACTACCATTTGTGTTCTTTTGACGTTCAAAAGCAGTGACTGTATCAATAGGTGTGTTTGGTTCGTTATAAGTATTGCTTGACCTATTatcttctccatcaacttctttatttATGACAACAGAAGAATAGCGCCTGTGACCcttatttgttttattgatATATTT
Protein-coding regions in this window:
- a CDS encoding uncharacterized protein (PKUD0E03770; similar to Saccharomyces cerevisiae YBL085W (BOI1) and YER114C (BOI2); ancestral locus Anc_7.413) yields the protein MSNRENSIGSHTHTQLYTVIKSFEARLPDELTIQEGDIVEIISDDSEFDDGWYMGKNLSTGQVGLYPKIFTKIKKSSNDLVKKPSLLRSRSRRTPQSSPITANSSSYFEDSHEAPAVTHPSNNNDANVNRYVSDIDNALKELSVDKKNASSTSIVNSNDDSLNRENVENWSPYQVAEYFSNIVGAETANKFIVHKISGHILLELELAYLKELDINSFGTRFEIYKEIEELRKFQNPTLGNSSFNQNEFFNSTIRSNDNIHALASNQLNKRQSSIGSSRFSYKQTPRPQSYVELGNPNRLNSIKTSPSPLQFDNSNTDLSSDALQMTPEPIVSNEQFASPRRAPAPPSYPSPVSNNPTKFGIKSPEKLPVMTSNTIPKLTGPSHSRNTSTGAVSSIYIDTSPTVNSRRNSITASRDESLYIDNNAKYINKTNKGHRRYSSVVINKEVDGEDNRSSNTYNEPNTPIDTVTAFERQKNTNGSPLKQANMSPNRRSVSAKEFAQIMKNKDVTNKRVVSDIAAQSTSTKTALNAPPPPTVSKSGSFRQRVGNRLNSKAQTSAFQEGIRAIKPDEALKDADYSGWMFKKGNLSIGSWKHRFFTLHKTRLSYYVTTSDSKEKGLIDITSHRVLPATEAEDKLSAVYAASAGYGRYCFKLVPPAPGSRSGLTFTQQKVHYFAVETREEMRGWMSALMKATIELDETVPAISSCVTPTIPLQKAQELMAAARENARENYENIQRIKEGRMNTTLLESDNKEQQTSYLVNDSSYDSGSPVDENETTFNTSSRRTNSSMTPTSPDSNPLRKYGKQSGSKSSSPLNGMSTPYLMTSGMISPNAVNESSTNIDSPARYASTKGYFPTVTKLDDDTPLDPPSKTLHSSNSFSKRLRSLRKSGKD